The stretch of DNA GTCTGGCTTAGCATATCTTTTATATTATTATTGTATTCAAAAAGGAAGTCCTGAATTTGCTTCCTTGGTCACGTATTTGGTTCCAATTTCCGCCATGCTCTGGGGTGCGTTTATTCTTAATGAAGTCATCCATCTGTCCATGCTAACTGGGTTTATTTTAATAATAGGTGGAGTGTATGTATCTTCAAGAAAGCCAAAAGAAAAGAATATTCCAATGAGTAAAACTGCTTAATAGTAAAATATCCGCAATAAATAAGCCTACTCCCTATATAAAAAGGAGTAGGCTTTTGTTTTATTACTACTTATTCTACAAATTGATAATTTATATTGGAGTTATCGATCAATTTAAGGTCCTTCGGTATTTTTAGGTAAAGGATGCTAGTTCCACCGTAAAACCTGGTTGAGTGCCTGAACGGTTTCTCTCCTGTGAATTGGTTGACTGTAAATGCCTGTTGAAACTGGGAGAATTTAAGTTTGACTTTTTCTGGATTCATGATGGTTAATGTATTTTCATTTAGTTCGATGCGCAGCGGGTTTTCTAGTTCAGTGATTTCCATGTTATTTACGCCTGAACGTGTTTTATAATGAAGTGCTTCAATTTTACCATCATTCGTCGGTTTTCTCTCTACAATTACTGCAGAATTAATAAGTTCATCGTTTTCGGTTGCAATATTAAGTTCTTGCTCCTCAAACCTGAGACTCCATGTCTTATTAATGAATTTATCGTCTATCTTAGCGGTATTTCCCTCAATCGCTGCTTCATATAACTCCGTGCTTTCTTTGTCTAAGTCATGACTATTACTTATGATTTTGTAGGTTACTTTTTCATCAGGAAGTAAGGGACTCACACCTGTACAAATAAGGAGGATAGCAACATAACCGCCCAGCATCCAACGTATCCGGCTTCCCAGAAGGATTTTTTTCACCCTGCCACTTCTCATAAATCTTACAATAGCGAAGATAATAATGAAGATTATTAGAAAAGGTACAAGAAAAGTCATTACCTCACCTCCATTCTATTTGACAATGCTATGGAACTAGAAAAAAGCAAAGCTACAACGATGAGTACCTTCAAAACAAATAGTAAAATGGATGGTTCGGTAAATATAAATTGATATACGCTTTCCACCCATTCAAAGCCCATACTTCCCACTCCGAGGATTCCAGCACCGATAATAATTCCTGGAATCAATACCACAAATACTTTACTTATTTGAACGAGTGTTCCAAAAAAATACCCGAGCCCGGAAAAGAGTAGGATGTAAAAAATAGTTGAACTGTAACCAATTATTATTTCTGATAGTGAATGATTTGCCGAAATATATCCATGGCCGCCAAAGAAGTACATGATAATTCTCATTAATGAGGTTGATAGCATCGCCGTAATTCCACCAACGATACTTGCTGTTAGTAAAAATAGCACGTTTGAAAGATTACTGCTTAATCGATTAGTTACAAACGCAAAATCATCATTTTTATACGCGGTTGTTGTAATCAGAATCGCTGTAATAAAAGCCCATAGTATCGTAAAAATAATAACCATATCTGCAGAATAAAACTGAACATCAATTTCAATACTCTCACTGCTCGAACCCATCATTCCAACACCATTAAAAGAGAAAAATACCGCTAATAACTGGATAAAAATGAGCGAAATATAAACTTGTTTATACGCCATTAATTTATAAGAATATTGCTTTTTAACAATCTCCAGCAAACTAGTCTTGGATAAAGACATCGTCGATTCCCCCTTTTGTTTTACTTGTTAAGTACACACACACATCACTAGAGGATACTGGCGTTAGGGTGAGACCAGATGTCTTGGCTTGTTGAACTTCAGTCTCAGATAGGGTATTTCTTACAACCGCAAATGTACGGTCTAATCCGATATTCTTCGAATGAATGACCTCTTTGTTCTCTGTACATTCATTCACGTCTTCTGTCAATCCTTGAATGCCAATTGCCCATTCTTTTAGTTCTCCTATCGGCATATGCAGATGTTCTCTTCCATCTTTTAAGAGCAGGATATCCTCTAATAAATCCTCAATTTCATTTAGGTGGTGACTTGAAAGTAAAATGGTTCGGGGATAAGCGATATAATCTTTAAGCAAGGCACGATAAAAGTCTTTGCGGACGGCCGCATCCATACCAGTAGTTGGTTCATCAAACATCGTTAATGCACAGCGAGCCGATAATCCTACTATCATATTAAATGTACTTTTCATACCTTTTGAGAGATCATTGTAATAGTGGGTTGATTGAAAAGAAAAATAGTCAAAAAGGCGGCTAGCGAGCTCATGATTCCAATTTTCATAAAAAGTTGCTGATACATTTAGTATTTCTTTCAATGTTAATGCTGTTGGGAAATTCATTTGGTCATTAATATAAATGACATTGGCCGAGACCGTAAGATTGTTAAATGGCATTCTTGAAAAAACCTTTATTTCTCCTGAAGTCTCCCTTAAGAAACCGGCAATGATTTTTAGCAGCGTCGTTTTCCCCGCACCATTACGACCTATCAAACCTGTAATCTTATTTTCTTCAATTGTAAAAGATAAACGATTTAACGCTGTCGTTCTTCCATAAACTTTCGTTAATCCGTTGCACTCAATAACACTCATTCCCCTACCTCCCCTGTTTTAACATCTTTTATCATCTGAATTAGGTCCTCTTTGCTCACATTCAACCGATCTGCTTCCATGACAATATCAATGACTAGCTTTTTTAAGGTTTGATTTTTCCGTTTGTTGATGATATTTTCCTTCGCGGTTGGTGAAACAAACATTCCAAGTCCACGTTTTTTATACAAAATATTTTCATCTGCCAAAAGAGTTAAGCCCTTTGCTGCGGTTGCTGGATTAATCGTAAACAACTCTGCGAGCTGGTATTGCGAGTAAATTTTTTGGTCACTGCCAAAATTCCCGTTCAAAATCTCTCTCTCCAGCCATTCTGCGATTTGCAAATAAATAGGCTGACTTCCGTCCATATTAAGAATCAAACCCTTTTCCTCCTTCCTAATATAGTACATTACTGTTGTAATGTACTATATCACAACTTTCAAAATTATGACAGCTGAATTTTGGATATTTTTCCATTTTCTCAAAATAAAAAAGCCTGATTCCCTGTAACTTTAAAAGGAATAAGGCTTAAATATAGATGCTATAGTACCAATCGTATTTGATTTCCTGACGGATCGCTTACTACGTAATACTCTGTTTCTTTTTGCACTGACGACCCTAGCTGTTGTAGTTGTTGAAGCGTTTTTTCCCTGGTTGCTTCATCCGGAAAAACGAGCGTATACCAATTAAGTCCCACACTATTTTGAGGTGGAGTAGGCGCCCCCACTCCCTGCCACGTATTAATGGCAATATGATGGTGGTATCGTCCTGTTGATAAAAAGACCGCTTGTGGATAATGGCTGACAATCTCAAAACCGAGCCCCTTTGTGTAAAATTCTTCTGCTTTCTGTAAATCTCCAACATGAAGATGAATGTGTCCCATAACCGTCCCAGAAGGTAATCCCTTCCATTCCGCATCACTTTCTGCCAGGATACTATTCCCATCCAGTTCCTCGGTCACCATATCCACCAAACCATTTTTCCAAGTCCACTCCTTTGAAGGACGATCTCGGTATACCTCTATCCCATTCCCATCCGGATCAGTAATATAGAGCGCCTCACTAACATAATGATCAGCCGCACCAAGCCCGTAACCTGTTCCAAGGAAATGGCGTAAAAAGACAGATAAGTCCGCACGACTTGGCAGCAAAATAGCAAAGTGATAAAGCCCTGACATTCGTCCTTCTTTGGGAATTACATTTTCCGGCTGCTCAAGAGTCACTAATGGTGTTTTCCCATCTGTTGATAATGCAGCCTTCCGATCTGTTTTTTCTAAAACTTGAAAACCAATAATATTTTGATAAAAAGTTAGCGCCTTTTCTAAATCTTTCACTTTAAGATTAACTTCGCCCACATAAATATTTGGTTTCTGATGAAAACCTTCCATTGCTTATTTCCCTCCATTCATTGCTTATTATTTAATTACCGTTCAAAAGAAATTCACGCCATAGTTTACATTCTACTACATACGTAACAAAACTTAACTTTTTGACCGCCAGTAACAATATTTACAGATAATTAAAAAAGTTTATTCTTTCTTAACAAATCTTTACACTCCCTTAATTAACATTCCGTTTTGGACTGCCTATAATCATAAGGGAAAGTTACTTAATCACCTAAAGGGGAGAATGATTATATGGATCGCCGTTTATTTTTAACCTATGTTGGAAGTAGTACTGCAGCACTAGTTGCAGCATCATCTGGAATTGGGGCATTAACAGGTAATGCAATGACTGGGAACCATTTAATGAATGGACAGCCATCTGGAAAGGGCAACTCACTTACATCACCTTTTAAACCAATTAGTCGAACCTGGGAAAACGATGTGGTACTCCCTAAAGGGTACAACTACTCCATTATCGCTTCTTATGGTGATGTGATTAACTCAAAGGGTGAAAAATTTGGGGATGCTGCTGACCTTACTGTTTATTTTCCAATTGATAGTTTAAAAGGTGGAAACAATTCCGAAGAAGGCTTGATTTGGGTAAATCACGAGTTCCCTGAACCCGAAAACTATATGAAAATGTTAGGAATCAATCAATCTACTTTTAAAAAGGAAAATCTAGCAAGCTATCCGGAGCTTCTTAAAATGGAAAAAGAAGCTGTCGGCGGTTCTGTCATTCACGTTAAAAAAGAAAAAGACGGATGGAAGCTTGTTGTAAACGATACATATAATCGCCGTGTCGATGGAAATACTCCGATTGAATTAACGGGTCCAGCACGTGGAAGTAGTGCTGTAAAAGGTGCAACGAAAGTGTTTGGCTCTTTAGGAAACTGCAGCGGCGGACGTACACTTTGGAATACAGCTTTATCCTGTGAAGAAAACACAGAATATGGCGATGATTATGGCTGGCCTAATTTTACGGATGAACATTACGGCTGGGTTGTCGAGGTCGATCCCTTTGATCCAAAAAGACCTGTCCGAAAGCATACTGCCCTAGGTCGTTTTTCTCATGAAAATACTGCAATGGGTTTAACCAATGACGGTCGTGTTGTTGTTTATATGGGTGATGATAAAAGTGATGCATGTTTCTATAAATTTATCAGCAGTAAGAAATTCAATCCTGCCAATCGCGAAGCCAATTTCGATATCTTAGAAAGTGGAACTTTATATGTGGCAAGTATGAGCCAACAAAAATGGATTGCCCTTGATCATGCAACGAATTCTACTCTGCAAAGCAAATATGTTGATCAGGCTGCAGTTTTAACAGATGCACGCACTGCAGGTATTGCTGTCGGCGGTACGAAATTAGACCGTCCAGAAGATGTGGAAATTCATCCTCACGATGGATCAGTTTTCTTAGCGTTAACAAACAACACTGGTCACGGTAATTTCCATGGTCAAATTGTTCGATTTGCACCTGCAAACGGCGACCATGCAAGTGAATCCTTCACGTTTGAAGTATTTGTTGCCGGCGGACAGCAAAGCGGGATTACCTGCCCGGACAATCTTCACTTTGACAGCAAAGGGAACCTATGGGTTGTGGAAGATTTTGGTGCAACAGAAACAAACCAGTATGCTGCTTATAAAAACTGTGGTGTATTCATGATTCCAACTGATGGTAAACAATACGGGGAACCTTTCCAATTTGCCTCAGGTCCAAAAGGCAGTGAACTTACAGGTCCATGGTTAACGCCAGACGAAAAAACTTTATTCTTAGATGTGCAGCATCCAAGTACATGGAATCAACATCCCGGACAAACATTTGGCCGTTCTTGTTTGATTGCTGTACAAGGTGGAAGCTTTAAATAACCATCTGGAAGGAGCAATTCTCATCATGTTCGTTTGTTCAAACCACGTAAGGGATGCCTTGAGGCTTATGTTTGTTCCTCATATTAAATTAATTGCAGAGGAAGAGAGCTTTCGATGTCATCTTTGTAAAAATAAGGCCAAATATAAGCTATTTCATTACGCCCATCTAAGGAATAGACCAAAGAAAGTTATATAAAGGAGGGATTTTTACAATGCTACAAAACATAGGTATTCCAGGCTTAATACTTGTCCTTGTGATCGCACTAATCATTTTCGGACCATCAAAACTACCGGAACTAGGCCGTGCTGTTGGCTCAACCTTAAAGGAATTTAAAAAATCAACCCGCGATTTGGTCTCGGATGATTCCACCGATAAAGTACAGTCCAAAAAGGAAGAAAAAACAATTTAAACGTTTATCTAAGGAAGATGCGAGCAGCTGGTTTGTGCTTGCATCTTTTTTAAGGAGGGAAACCGTTGTCGAAACCACAAGATATGGATTTAATCGGTCATTTTGAAGAATTACGCAAACGGCTTATTATTACACTAGGCACCTTCATGGTTTTGCTGATTTTAGCCTTTCTCTATGTTGAGGATATTTATCAATGGCTTGTACGAGATTTAGAGGTTAAATTGGCTATTCTAGGACCAAGCGATATTTTATGGGTATATTTATTGCTATCCTGCGTCATCGCAATTTCAGGAACTATACCCATGGCTGCCTATCAAATCTGGTTGTTTGTCCGTCCAGCATTGAAGGAAATGGAAAGGAAAGTCACACTTGCCTATATTCCAGCATTATTCCTCCTTTTTATCATAGGAATTAGCTTCGGATATTTCGTCATTTTCCCGATTGTCTTTCAATTCCTTCTCTCCTTGTCGGAGGATATGTTCATGACTTTCTTTACCACAGAGAAGTATTTTCAGTTCCTGCTTCATATGACCTTGCCTTTTGGATTCTTATTTGAACTTCCTGTTGTGATCATGTTCCTGACCAGTCTTGGAGTACTGAACCCATATCGATTGCAAAAGATTAGAAAATACTCCTATTTTGTTCTTATCGTAACAGCTGTTTTAATCACGCCTCCGGATTTACTATCAGATATTTTGGTAATCATCCCACTTATCTTTTTATATGAGTGTAGTGTTTTGTTATCGAAGGTGGTTTATAGACGAAAACAAAGATTCGAAGTTGCCGCTTGAGTTCTAGTTCTTATTCTCTAGTGTTCCTAATAGAATGGTTTATGACTTCTATATAAATAGGTAAAGGGGATGTTTTTATGAAGATTCAACGGCTTGGACATGCTATGTACATTTTAACGAGTGGTGAAGGGAAAAATTATTTAATCGACCCTTTTTTTGATATGAATCCTGGTTTTCCCAAGGAGTTAAACATAGCTAGTTTCTATCAATCTATCGATTGTGTTTTTCTAACACACGGTCATTTTGATCATACAAGCGGTTTGTCAAAAATCGTGGAGCACAAACCGGAGATCATGATTGTTGCTCAATATGAACTAGCATTAATACTTCTCCAACAAGGCATTAAAAATGTCCTTCCGATTAATATTGGCGGTTCGGTATCGTTTGATGATGTAACCGTAACAATGGTTCAGGCAAGGCATTCTTCCTCCTATGGAGAAACAACAGGTACTCCGGTATATGCCGGGGAGTCAGCGGGATATGTGTTTGATTTTAAAAACGACTATACTCTCTATCATTCAG from Neobacillus sp. CF12 encodes:
- a CDS encoding ABC transporter ATP-binding protein produces the protein MSVIECNGLTKVYGRTTALNRLSFTIEENKITGLIGRNGAGKTTLLKIIAGFLRETSGEIKVFSRMPFNNLTVSANVIYINDQMNFPTALTLKEILNVSATFYENWNHELASRLFDYFSFQSTHYYNDLSKGMKSTFNMIVGLSARCALTMFDEPTTGMDAAVRKDFYRALLKDYIAYPRTILLSSHHLNEIEDLLEDILLLKDGREHLHMPIGELKEWAIGIQGLTEDVNECTENKEVIHSKNIGLDRTFAVVRNTLSETEVQQAKTSGLTLTPVSSSDVCVYLTSKTKGGIDDVFIQD
- a CDS encoding alkaline phosphatase PhoX, with translation MDRRLFLTYVGSSTAALVAASSGIGALTGNAMTGNHLMNGQPSGKGNSLTSPFKPISRTWENDVVLPKGYNYSIIASYGDVINSKGEKFGDAADLTVYFPIDSLKGGNNSEEGLIWVNHEFPEPENYMKMLGINQSTFKKENLASYPELLKMEKEAVGGSVIHVKKEKDGWKLVVNDTYNRRVDGNTPIELTGPARGSSAVKGATKVFGSLGNCSGGRTLWNTALSCEENTEYGDDYGWPNFTDEHYGWVVEVDPFDPKRPVRKHTALGRFSHENTAMGLTNDGRVVVYMGDDKSDACFYKFISSKKFNPANREANFDILESGTLYVASMSQQKWIALDHATNSTLQSKYVDQAAVLTDARTAGIAVGGTKLDRPEDVEIHPHDGSVFLALTNNTGHGNFHGQIVRFAPANGDHASESFTFEVFVAGGQQSGITCPDNLHFDSKGNLWVVEDFGATETNQYAAYKNCGVFMIPTDGKQYGEPFQFASGPKGSELTGPWLTPDEKTLFLDVQHPSTWNQHPGQTFGRSCLIAVQGGSFK
- a CDS encoding twin-arginine translocase TatA/TatE family subunit, encoding MLQNIGIPGLILVLVIALIIFGPSKLPELGRAVGSTLKEFKKSTRDLVSDDSTDKVQSKKEEKTI
- a CDS encoding GntR family transcriptional regulator yields the protein MILNMDGSQPIYLQIAEWLEREILNGNFGSDQKIYSQYQLAELFTINPATAAKGLTLLADENILYKKRGLGMFVSPTAKENIINKRKNQTLKKLVIDIVMEADRLNVSKEDLIQMIKDVKTGEVGE
- the tatC gene encoding twin-arginine translocase subunit TatC, yielding MDLIGHFEELRKRLIITLGTFMVLLILAFLYVEDIYQWLVRDLEVKLAILGPSDILWVYLLLSCVIAISGTIPMAAYQIWLFVRPALKEMERKVTLAYIPALFLLFIIGISFGYFVIFPIVFQFLLSLSEDMFMTFFTTEKYFQFLLHMTLPFGFLFELPVVIMFLTSLGVLNPYRLQKIRKYSYFVLIVTAVLITPPDLLSDILVIIPLIFLYECSVLLSKVVYRRKQRFEVAA
- a CDS encoding metal-dependent hydrolase; its protein translation is MKIQRLGHAMYILTSGEGKNYLIDPFFDMNPGFPKELNIASFYQSIDCVFLTHGHFDHTSGLSKIVEHKPEIMIVAQYELALILLQQGIKNVLPINIGGSVSFDDVTVTMVQARHSSSYGETTGTPVYAGESAGYVFDFKNDYTLYHSGDTALMADMKLIQDVYQPEIAILSSSGHFTMGPKEAAYAVRNLLNVKYVIPSHTFPTTETAASPESLAQLLAAFPIVEFMIDRDNELKELLKDYKKTIVIPLAYGEEREFQLKD
- a CDS encoding VOC family protein, which codes for MEGFHQKPNIYVGEVNLKVKDLEKALTFYQNIIGFQVLEKTDRKAALSTDGKTPLVTLEQPENVIPKEGRMSGLYHFAILLPSRADLSVFLRHFLGTGYGLGAADHYVSEALYITDPDGNGIEVYRDRPSKEWTWKNGLVDMVTEELDGNSILAESDAEWKGLPSGTVMGHIHLHVGDLQKAEEFYTKGLGFEIVSHYPQAVFLSTGRYHHHIAINTWQGVGAPTPPQNSVGLNWYTLVFPDEATREKTLQQLQQLGSSVQKETEYYVVSDPSGNQIRLVL